GCACAGCGCGGTGGCCGATGGGCGGATGGAAATTCTGGCGGCGCACTGCGCGCTTCTTGGCGGCAGTCAGCCATGTGTCGAAAAAATTATGAACAGCACCACCACTGATGAGGCGACCGACTACCTGCTAGAGGAAAAAATACCGGGATATTTTGATCATCTGGCCGAAGCGGTTAAAAGACGCTGCGAGGCAAAGGTCTATGATAATATTGAAATTGAAACAATTATTTTTTCAAAGGCACATGGTCTTTTGGGTGAAAGCGGCGGAGCAAAGGATATGGTAGAAGCGTTATGTATAAATTAAAAGTAGTAAGCCTTGGGCCAGGACATCCTGATTATATTCTCCCTATCGCTAAGAGGGAAATTGCCGAGGCCGAGGTCATTTTATGCGGGGAACGGCACCTGGAGAGCTTTGACGCTGCCGGTAAAGAAGTCATGATTATCGGCAGGGGAACGCCCTTGTCTGAGCTGATGCAGCGTGTAAAGGAATGTTATGCTGCCCGGAAAACAGCCATTGTCGTGTCGGGTGACTGCGGCTTTTACAGTCTTTTAACCTACACGAAAAAGAGGGTTCCGGCAGAGGATATCGAAGCGATCCCGGGGATATCCTCCTTACAGTATTTTTTTGCTAAAATCGGCATGACCTGGCAGGACGCAGAGATGATGAGTCTGCACGGCAGGGATCAGGATCTGCTAAAGCGCGTAGCGACAGGAAATAAGGTTGGTATTCTGACAGACGGAGAGCATAATACAGCCTATATTGCCAAAATGCTGAGGGAGAACAGTTATGGGGAAAAATTCCTTTATGTTGGGGAAGATCTCTCCTATTCAGACGAACGGATTACAAGATTAACAGTGGAGGAAGGCCTTAGCTTTAAGGAAAAAGGCATGGCCGTAGTGGTGATTGCAGATGAGTAGAGTAGCTGGCTATAAAGATGAAGATTACATCCGGGGAAAGGCCCCGATGACAAAGAGAGAGGTCCGTATTCTGACAATCTCTTTATTGGGTATTCAGGAAAAAGACATCGTGGTGGACATTGGCGCCGGTACTGGCGGCCTGACCATGGAGGCGGCTTACGCGGCAAATGAGGGCAGGGTTTATGCGGTCGAAGCCAAAGACGCGGCGCTGGAGCTTGAAAAACAGAACATTGAAAAATTCGGTGCAGACAATGTGACCATTATTTCGGGAAAAGCGCCGGCAGTGCTTGAGGAAATCAAAGAAAAGGTTGATAAGGTGATTATCGGGGGTACCGGCGGACAGCTTGAGGAGATTTTTGTCTGGTGCAAAGAGCATTTGAACCCAGGCGGCAGGCTGGTAGCAAATTTTGTCACCATGGAAAATGCATCCCTGGCCACAACCCTGATGCGCAAATACTTTACCGATGTGGACATGATTCAGGTTGGGGTCAGCCGGGGTGAGTTTATCGGCGGCCTCACCATGCTGAAAGCATCCAACCCTATTTTTATTATTACCGGGAGTGCGGAGTAAATGAAGCGGGAGCTTGGGATTGCCTATTGCGGCCTGGCGTGCTGTTTCTGCGGCGAACACATTGCTTGCCCGGGGTGCGGAAAAGACGGCTGTAAGGATAAAGAGAATTGTAAAAACTACAGCTGCTGCCGCGAAAAGGGCCTTGAAGGCTGCTGGGAATGTGAGGCGTTTCCCTGCAAAGACAGCATGTTGAAAGATAAACGCATGAAAGCCTTCGCGCAGTTTGTTAAAATCTACGGCAAGGAGACGCTGCTGGACTGCCTTGAGAGAAATGAGAAAGCGGGATTAGTTTACCATAAAGCCGGGAGCCTGGAGGGTGATTATGACTTGCCGGAAAGCGAAGAAGGGATTATCGAGCTGATCTTAACAGGTGAGGTAGAGGTGTAGAGTGAACCGTCAAAGTTTTTTGATTCCGCGTCTGACAGCGTTTTGCATAAATTTTAATACACAATAACAAAAGAATTTATGTTTACGGTGAAGCGCCAAAATGGTATGATATATTAAAGATTATTATTAATAAAGCATGCGGCAGCGGCCATGTGCTTAGAATAACAGAGAGGAATTGAAAATTATGGAGAATTATTTCCAGCCTGAAATCGAGTGTGCCTCACGGGAACAGATCCGGGCCTGGCAGGATGAACGTTTGGTTGAGACGGTTAAGCATGTTTATGAAAACGTCCCCTATTACAGAAATCTGATGGAAGAAAAAAATGTGACCCCAGACGACATCAAGGGTGTGGATGATTTACACAAACTGCCGTTTTTAACAAAGGATGACCTGAGAGAGGCCTATCCTTACGGACTTTTGGCAGAGCCGCTGGAAAACTGTGTGCGTATCCAGTCTACCAGCGGAACCACTGGACGCCGGGTCGTCGCTTTTTATACCCAGGATGATATTGACCTGTGGGATGAATGCTGCGCTCGTGCCATTGTGGCAGCCGGCGGAACCAAGGAAGATGTGGTGCATGTCTCCTACGGCTATGGCCTGTTTACCGGCGGCCCTGGCTTGAACGGCGGTTCCCATAAGGTGGGTTGTCTGACACTGCCGATGTCTTCAGGGAACACTGAACGTCAGATTCAGTTTATGCGGGATCTGGGCTCCACGATTCTCTGCTGTACGCCATCCTATGCCGCGTTCCTGGGGGAAACGGTTTGTGAAATGGGTCTTCAGGATGAAATTAAGCTGAAAGCCGGTATCTTCGGTGCGGAAGCCTGGAGTGAGGAAATGCGCCAGGATATTCAGAATAAGCTTGGCATCAAAGCCTATGATATTTACGGGCTCACCGAAATCTCTGGGCCGGGCGTGTCCTTTGAATGCAGCGAACAGACAGGTATGCACATCAATGAAGACCACTTTATCGCTGAGATCATCGACCCGAATACCGGTGAGGTACTGCCGGATGGCGAGAAAGGCGAGTTGGTATTCACAAGCATTACTAAAAAAGCATTCCCGCTGCTCCGCTACCGCACCCGTGACATCTGTGTCCTGAGCCGCGAAAAATGCTCCTGTGGAAGAACCCATGTCAAGATGACCAAGCCAATGGGCCGCAGCGACGATATGCTCATCGTAAAAGGTGTTAATGTATTTCCATCACAGATTGAAACAGTGCTCTTAAACAAAGGGTATCCGGCAAATTATCAGATCATTGTCAGCCGTGAAAACAACAGCGATAAGCTGGATGTTCAGGTTGAAATGACCCTTGAAATGTTCTCGGATAACCTGAGAGAGGTTTCAGCCAGAGAAAAAGAACTGATCGACGCATTGAAGGCCATGCTCGGTATTTATGCCAATGTTCAGCTGGTTGCGCCGAAGTCCATTACCCGCAGCGAAGGCAAAGCCGTTCGCGTGATTGATAAACGTAATTTATATTAAACGAGGTGTAAATGATGACGATTAAACAGATTTCCGTATTTGTGGAAAACAAAGCTGGCCAGTTGTCGAATTTTGTGGATGTGCTGTCAGAAAATGATATTGACATGCGCGCCCTTTCCCTTGCCGAAACCAAGGATTTTGGCATTGTCCGCGTCATTGTGGATGATTCTTATAAAGCGTCGACCGTCCTCAAGGAGGCTGGCTACATCTTTAAGCTGACGCCAGTGCTGGCAGCGGCTGTTCCAGATGAACCGGGAGCGCTGAAAAATATTTTGAAGATTCTGGGCGACAGCAACATCAACCTGGAATACACCTATGCCTTTATCACCCGAAAAAAGGATCTGGCTTACATGATCTTAAGGGTTGAAGACAATGAAAAAGCCATTGAAGCACTTTCAAGAAGCGGTGTGAAGCTGCTGACTCAGGAAGACCTCGAAGAGCTTTAAATTGAAATAAATAAAAAACCGGGACGTAACGAAAAGTTACGTCCCGGACTTTTTTTGCGCTGTTTAAGCGTCTGCCTTTCCAGTGGAACCGAAAAGATCCATTTTTACTTTTACGATATCTTTAATGGCCTGTGTGCCAGGTGCCAGTAATTTACGAGGATCAAAACCCTTGCCTTCAAGGTCTTTGCCGGCTTCGATGTATTTTCTGGTCGCTTCAGCAAATACGAGCTGGCATTCGGTATTTACATTGATTTTTGCTACGCCTAAATCAATGGCTTTTCTGACCATTTCATCCGGAATACCGGTACCACCATGGAGAACGAGAGGCATATCACCGGTTTTTTCCTGAATTTTAGCTAAAACGTCGAAGTTTAAGCCTTGCCAGTTTTCTGGGTATTTTCCATGGATATTACCAATTCCGGCAGCTAACATGGTGACGCCTAAATCAGCAATTTTTTTACATTCTTCAGGATCAGCGAATTCGCCGGTTCCGACAACGCCGTCTTCTTCACCGCCGATGGCGCCGACTTCTGCTTCCAGGGATAAGCCCTTGCCGCGGCAGATTTCAACCAGTTCTTTTGTTTTTTCGATGTTTTCATCAAAAGGCAGATGAGAACCGTCGAACATGATGGATGAGAAGCCGGCTGCGATACAGGCCTTTGCGCCTTCGTAGCTGCCGTGGTCTAAATGAAGGGCAACCGGAACAGAAATATTTAATTCGTCCAGCATTCCGTTAACCATATTGGTGACTGTTTTATAGCCACACATATATTTTCCAGCACCTTCAGAAACCCCTAAGATAACAGGTGATCTCTGCTCATTGGCCGTCTGAAGAACCGCTTTGGTCCATTCAAGATTATTGATGTTGAACTGTCCCACACCATAATGGCCTGCTTTTGCTTTATTAAGCATTTCTTTTGCTGATACTAACATAATAGAATGATCCTCCTAAAATTTTGAGTTTAACTAACTTTATAAATTATATATTAAGTGCAAAAAAGTCTCAAGACCTATACCAATTTTTCCAGCATGAAAACCCAGGTTAATCATTTGCAGATTTTATTAAAGCGGTTTCATTTTTTTAGATCAGAGAGTCTTTTCTTTAATTTCTTCAGGTTGCTCTGAGTAGAGAAGCCTTAATTTGTTCTCTGAGTACTCATAGGTATGCTTGTAAGTGCTCTCAATGATTTTTCCCAGCAGAGCAGTATCGTTGTTTGAGATAGCCTTTGAGAGCTTGTCCATATCGCCGTATAAAAGGCGGTCGACACGGTCATAATCATCATTACTGACAAAGGTTTTAAGAATGACCCCATAAGCCAGTTTGATTTTCAGATGCTCGTAAATATTCTGTATGGCCGGGGACTGGATTGATGAGATTAGAATATCGGTTAAGGCTGTTGTGATGCCGCGGCTGTAGCGTTTACTTTCCAGAAGCTCAAGAATATGTTTTTTGTCCTTTTCGCTCATGGATTTGAAAGCGTCAAAGGCGATAGCCTTACATGAATAGCGCAGAATCTGGAGACTGCTCAGGTATTCGTCCAGCTGGCCAAGGACTTCCGGGGAATGAGAACGCTCAAAAACGATTTGGGTGCCCTTTCCATTAAAGGTTCTGGTCAGGCCGAGGGAATTCAGGATAGACAGGGCTTTTCGGACGGTAACTGGTGAAACGCCATAAACTCTGCGCAGTTCGGATTCGGAAGGAAGAAAATCGCCGGCTACATTGCCGGATTTTTCGCTCTCCCACATAATATCACTGGCAATCCTCAGATAAAGCGGTGTCGGAGCATTGTCGATAAACCAGTTAAAACTTTCAGCTTCAGAAGGCGCCGCCGGTGCGTTCACCATATAGGCCGCATCAAAGCGCTGGCTGATTTCATTAAAGCCCTGAAGCAGTAAATGATGAAAATGTTTGAAATTCTGCTTAGCGGCATGGTCCAGCAGTTCTTTGTACCATCCTTTGATGGTGTCTTCTGAAAGATCTTCATGGAGCGTATGGCCAGTAATACTGCTGTGAATGGAGTCGATTCGGACAAAATCGCAGACCTGTTCAAAAAGTTCGATGATAAAAGGATTTTCTGTTCTTCTCAGGATATTCCGGATGAAGCGGCAGTGAAAAGCAAACAATTCGATCGGGTTGGAAGAATCCAGATTGTCGGTCATTTCGTAAAGGGTCATATAATCCTCACTGTTGCATTTAGAAGCGCCGTGTGTAATGATGCTGGGTAAAAGGATAGAAAGCATCCGGTATGTATCACTGATGCCGTGACACCGGTTTTTAAAGCGTTTTTCATAAGCTGCGCGGTGCTCTGGCAGGCGGCTGTCAAAGATAACCTGAGCATTTTTACCGTGGGAGCAGAAAATAAGATTGTTGTCCTGCAACAGACGCAGGGCCTTTCGAACGGAATTACGACTGGCACCCATTTGTTTGCTGATTTTAGGTTCAGATGGCAGGGTATCACCCAGTTTTAATTTGCCGTTGTAAATATCATCCTCAATCTTTCTGCAAATAAATAGATACAATGGAATTTCTTTTTTCAAAATACAATCTCCTTTGGGGGTATTTTAATAGTATAACATCATTTAGTAAAAATCACATTTAAATTGAGAAAAAATTATAAAGAAATTCTCTTTTGCTTAACCTTTACCATATCGGAATTAGATGTAAGAGCCTCAAAATGAGGTGTACCCATTTTGAAGAGAATTAAACATAGAAAAAATATTTTGATGGTAGTAGAATACTGAAAATATTCTAAAATGGGTTTTTCACATTGTGAATTCGGGTAAAAATAAAAAAACGAATAAAAAGGATATAATTGGTTGAATTAAAATGATAACTTCAATTGCAGATAAAAAGTTTTTAAATAAAGAGATTGCTTTGACGGGAGATTCGATTTATAATAAAGTATATATATTGGGAAAACTAAATAAAAATTGCGGCATCCGGAAAGTGCTGGCACACTTATCCGGCTTGCGCAGGTGCACAACCACCATACACAACGGCCCTGGGGGGCACGTACCGCATTACTTATTATAGGCTATTTTTGTGCTAAAAACAAGAGGACACCCTATAAATAAGTGGGCTTATTTGTGTTAGCATTTTATAAAAGTGTCATATAACTGTGCATGGTTGGTTTAATCCTGCACAGTTTTTTATTTGGTTTTCCCTGAAATTTAGGAGAAGACAATGGAATCAAGGTTAGATCAAAAGGCAATTGGCCAGCGTATCCGGCAGCGTAGAACTTTTTTAAATATGAGCCGCGAGGATTTGGCGCGAAAAATAGGGATTACACAGACTTTTTTAACGGACATTGAGCTGGGAACCAAAGGCTTTTCTCTTAAGAGTCTTGAACGTTTCTGCGAAGCGTTAAAAATGTCTTCAGACAGCATCCTGTTTGGCAAAAGCCTGGATGAGAAAGAAAAAAACACTGCATTGCTTGATATTCTAGAGCATTGCCCTGATGAAAAAAAGGAATACGCAGAAAGAATGATGATGCTCTTTTTAATGAGCCATGAAACAGAAAACTAGCGTGAATGTGTAAAATGACCGGACTCTGGAAAAAGAGACCGGTTTTTTATTGCCTGTAATCCGATTACAGAAAATATGTAGAATATTCGGTGAAATTGGCAAAAAACTGCTTATTTCCCATAAAAAGGGGTAGCGTCTGAGTCAGATTGGTGATATAATTGGAAACGAAAATTGAATAGGAAAGACTAATGTAAAATCTGTTTTGGATTCTTTCGTTTTTGCTCCGGTAAAAACAAAGGATAAAGGGAATCTGGTGAAAATCCAGAGCGATCCGGTCACTGTAATTCGTTAAGTCTCCTTATGATGCCACTGGAATGAAAACCGGGAAGGCGAGGAGAATATAATGCGATGAGTCAGGAAACCTACTAAACAGAGTGCTAATAATTACCTCCAGGGAAAAGGGAACTTAGTAACGTTAATTTAATTGTGGTATCCGCAGTAATCAGCGTGGATAAATAATTCTGTTGACAAACCTCTTTTTTTACGGAGACGTAATGAAGAGGTTTTTATTTGTTTTGAATGAATGTTTGATTGAAGGAGAAGGATTGAAATGAAGTTAGTTGTAGTGGGGATCAATCATAAAGACACACCTCTGGAAATCAGGGAAAAGGGTGCTTTTATCAAGCGGACCGTAAAAGAAGGTATTGCGAGCCTTCTGGAAGAGGCGTGTATCGAAGAGGTGATCATTCTTTCTACCTGTAATCGAAGCGAAATTTACGTGGCGACCCGTGACGTGGAAGCAGCAGGCCGGGCGCTGAAAAATTTTTATATCGAGGAGAAATCCAGGGAGCTGGAAAATTATCTGTTCTGTGAAAAGGGCAGAGAGGCCATCCTGCATCTTTACCGGGTAGTGACAGGGCTGGATTCGATGATTCTGGGTGAGGATCAGATCTTAGGACAGGTAAAGGATGCCCTTGAATTATCCCAGTCTGTTCACGGCTGCGGGAAATATTTAACCAAGGCTTTCAGAGAAGCCGTCACCTTTGCCAAGAAGGTTAAAACCGTTTATAAAATTTCCGAGACCCCGCTCTCCCTGAGCTCGACAGCGGTTAAGCATGTTAAAAGAACCTATGAGGACTATGCCGATAAAAAGGTGCTGATCATCGGTTCTGGAAAAATGGGGCTTCTGGCGCTGCGTTATATGGCGGCAGAGGGCTTTAACAGCGTCTATATGACCAATCGTACCTATCATCCGGGGGATGAGTACCGTGATATCTATGAGGGCGTCAACATGATCCGCTACGAGGACCGCTATGAAGCCATTGAGGATATCGATGTGATTATCTCAGCAACAGCCTCACCCCATGTGGTTTTAAAACGGGAGCTCATGCCAGAGCGCAAAAAGCCGCTCATGGCCATTGACCTGGCACTGCCAAGAGATATTGAGGAAGCCATCTCGGAAATGGACAGAGTCGAGCTGCTGACCATTGATAATTTTAAGGACATCATTGATGAAAAAATGCACTACCGTGAGCGAGTGGCAGAGAAGATCGCCCTCGAGATCGAAGAGGAAATCGACGGACTCATGGTCTGGATTACCAAGTCCAAGGTAGATAACATGGTGGCACATTTTAACCAGGTTTCCGGACAGCTGGCAGACGAAACCATTGAGATTCTCAACAAGCGCTATCAGTTTGAGGGGAAGGACAAGGAATTTCTTGAAAAAATTGTCCATTCAAAATTCCGTGAAATGGTGATGCCGTCCATCAAACAGCTGAAAACACTGGACAGCGAGGACGATATACTGCGCTTTGAGAAAACACTGGCCTTTTTATTTTCAGGCGGCAATGCGGAGGCGGCTCAATGAAAGGGCCGATTCTGCTCAACTTTAAAGGGAAAAAGGCCCTTGTGATTGGCGGCGGAAAGGTAGGGATGCGGCGCGCGGAAACCCTAGCCGGGTATGGGTGTTCTGTGACCTGCGTGGATAAAAACATGGAGGTTCCAGAAAAGCCGGTTGAGAACATCCGTTATATTAAAGCATACTGCCGGATCGAGACAGCCCTTGACGGCATGGATCTTGTAGTGGCGGCGACAGACCAGCGTGAGCTGAACGCCCAGATTCTTGAGAGCTGTAAAATACGCGGCATCTGGTGCAACGTTTCAGACGACCCGGAGCATTCTGATTTTATTTTTCCCTCAGTGGTAAGGCGGGGAGACTTGACGATCTCGGTCTGTACCGACGGCGCCAGTCCAACGCTGACTACCCAGATAAAAAGGGAACTGGAAGAAAAATACAATGAAAGCTACGCAGAGCGTCTCAGTCTGCTTAAACAGCTGAGGCTGCATATATTGAAAACAGAAACCTCACCGGAGGCAAAAAAGAGACGGCTCAAGGAGCTGACAGCGTTAACCATTGAAGAATTGCAGAGAGAAGTGGAGAAAATATGAAAATAATCGTAGGCTCAAGAGGCAGTAAGCTGGCAGTGGTCCAGACAAACTGGCTTCTTGAGGAATTAAGAAAAGCAAACCCGGAGGTCGATTTTGAACTCAAAATCATCAAGACAAAGGGCGATAAAATTCAGCACAAAGCCCTTGATAAAATTGGGGATAAGGGTATTTTTACCAAAGAGCTGGAGGATGCCCTCTTAAGCGGTGAAATTGATATGGCCGTTCACAGCATGAAGGATATGCCTTC
The DNA window shown above is from Eubacterium limosum and carries:
- a CDS encoding acetolactate synthase; the encoded protein is MMTIKQISVFVENKAGQLSNFVDVLSENDIDMRALSLAETKDFGIVRVIVDDSYKASTVLKEAGYIFKLTPVLAAAVPDEPGALKNILKILGDSNINLEYTYAFITRKKDLAYMILRVEDNEKAIEALSRSGVKLLTQEDLEEL
- a CDS encoding GntR family transcriptional regulator — translated: MKKEIPLYLFICRKIEDDIYNGKLKLGDTLPSEPKISKQMGASRNSVRKALRLLQDNNLIFCSHGKNAQVIFDSRLPEHRAAYEKRFKNRCHGISDTYRMLSILLPSIITHGASKCNSEDYMTLYEMTDNLDSSNPIELFAFHCRFIRNILRRTENPFIIELFEQVCDFVRIDSIHSSITGHTLHEDLSEDTIKGWYKELLDHAAKQNFKHFHHLLLQGFNEISQRFDAAYMVNAPAAPSEAESFNWFIDNAPTPLYLRIASDIMWESEKSGNVAGDFLPSESELRRVYGVSPVTVRKALSILNSLGLTRTFNGKGTQIVFERSHSPEVLGQLDEYLSSLQILRYSCKAIAFDAFKSMSEKDKKHILELLESKRYSRGITTALTDILISSIQSPAIQNIYEHLKIKLAYGVILKTFVSNDDYDRVDRLLYGDMDKLSKAISNNDTALLGKIIESTYKHTYEYSENKLRLLYSEQPEEIKEKTL
- a CDS encoding phenylacetate--CoA ligase family protein, which encodes MENYFQPEIECASREQIRAWQDERLVETVKHVYENVPYYRNLMEEKNVTPDDIKGVDDLHKLPFLTKDDLREAYPYGLLAEPLENCVRIQSTSGTTGRRVVAFYTQDDIDLWDECCARAIVAAGGTKEDVVHVSYGYGLFTGGPGLNGGSHKVGCLTLPMSSGNTERQIQFMRDLGSTILCCTPSYAAFLGETVCEMGLQDEIKLKAGIFGAEAWSEEMRQDIQNKLGIKAYDIYGLTEISGPGVSFECSEQTGMHINEDHFIAEIIDPNTGEVLPDGEKGELVFTSITKKAFPLLRYRTRDICVLSREKCSCGRTHVKMTKPMGRSDDMLIVKGVNVFPSQIETVLLNKGYPANYQIIVSRENNSDKLDVQVEMTLEMFSDNLREVSAREKELIDALKAMLGIYANVQLVAPKSITRSEGKAVRVIDKRNLY
- a CDS encoding precorrin-2 dehydrogenase/sirohydrochlorin ferrochelatase family protein; this encodes MKGPILLNFKGKKALVIGGGKVGMRRAETLAGYGCSVTCVDKNMEVPEKPVENIRYIKAYCRIETALDGMDLVVAATDQRELNAQILESCKIRGIWCNVSDDPEHSDFIFPSVVRRGDLTISVCTDGASPTLTTQIKRELEEKYNESYAERLSLLKQLRLHILKTETSPEAKKRRLKELTALTIEELQREVEKI
- a CDS encoding DUF3795 domain-containing protein; the encoded protein is MKRELGIAYCGLACCFCGEHIACPGCGKDGCKDKENCKNYSCCREKGLEGCWECEAFPCKDSMLKDKRMKAFAQFVKIYGKETLLDCLERNEKAGLVYHKAGSLEGDYDLPESEEGIIELILTGEVEV
- a CDS encoding helix-turn-helix domain-containing protein; the encoded protein is MESRLDQKAIGQRIRQRRTFLNMSREDLARKIGITQTFLTDIELGTKGFSLKSLERFCEALKMSSDSILFGKSLDEKEKNTALLDILEHCPDEKKEYAERMMMLFLMSHETEN
- the cbiT gene encoding precorrin-6Y C5,15-methyltransferase (decarboxylating) subunit CbiT; this encodes MSRVAGYKDEDYIRGKAPMTKREVRILTISLLGIQEKDIVVDIGAGTGGLTMEAAYAANEGRVYAVEAKDAALELEKQNIEKFGADNVTIISGKAPAVLEEIKEKVDKVIIGGTGGQLEEIFVWCKEHLNPGGRLVANFVTMENASLATTLMRKYFTDVDMIQVGVSRGEFIGGLTMLKASNPIFIITGSAE
- the fba gene encoding class II fructose-1,6-bisphosphate aldolase encodes the protein MLVSAKEMLNKAKAGHYGVGQFNINNLEWTKAVLQTANEQRSPVILGVSEGAGKYMCGYKTVTNMVNGMLDELNISVPVALHLDHGSYEGAKACIAAGFSSIMFDGSHLPFDENIEKTKELVEICRGKGLSLEAEVGAIGGEEDGVVGTGEFADPEECKKIADLGVTMLAAGIGNIHGKYPENWQGLNFDVLAKIQEKTGDMPLVLHGGTGIPDEMVRKAIDLGVAKINVNTECQLVFAEATRKYIEAGKDLEGKGFDPRKLLAPGTQAIKDIVKVKMDLFGSTGKADA
- the cbiE gene encoding precorrin-6y C5,15-methyltransferase (decarboxylating) subunit CbiE → MYKLKVVSLGPGHPDYILPIAKREIAEAEVILCGERHLESFDAAGKEVMIIGRGTPLSELMQRVKECYAARKTAIVVSGDCGFYSLLTYTKKRVPAEDIEAIPGISSLQYFFAKIGMTWQDAEMMSLHGRDQDLLKRVATGNKVGILTDGEHNTAYIAKMLRENSYGEKFLYVGEDLSYSDERITRLTVEEGLSFKEKGMAVVVIADE
- the hemA gene encoding glutamyl-tRNA reductase, producing MKLVVVGINHKDTPLEIREKGAFIKRTVKEGIASLLEEACIEEVIILSTCNRSEIYVATRDVEAAGRALKNFYIEEKSRELENYLFCEKGREAILHLYRVVTGLDSMILGEDQILGQVKDALELSQSVHGCGKYLTKAFREAVTFAKKVKTVYKISETPLSLSSTAVKHVKRTYEDYADKKVLIIGSGKMGLLALRYMAAEGFNSVYMTNRTYHPGDEYRDIYEGVNMIRYEDRYEAIEDIDVIISATASPHVVLKRELMPERKKPLMAIDLALPRDIEEAISEMDRVELLTIDNFKDIIDEKMHYRERVAEKIALEIEEEIDGLMVWITKSKVDNMVAHFNQVSGQLADETIEILNKRYQFEGKDKEFLEKIVHSKFREMVMPSIKQLKTLDSEDDILRFEKTLAFLFSGGNAEAAQ